The Streptomyces sp. NBC_01275 genome has a segment encoding these proteins:
- a CDS encoding SurA N-terminal domain-containing protein, with product MHRRRRRTALLLSAAIVAAPLLTACGSDAHPGAAAVVGGQRITVAQLESRVKEVRAAQRAAVADDAQYAQAIAQTGTLARDTLHGMVLDRVLHRAAQDADITVSRREVQEMRTGLEQQAGGAKGLETAWLQQYGIPPERLDENLHLQLEAQKLASQLGTDTSQPAFWNALSKASKELDVDLNPRYGSWDAQKVSRVDAKTPWVREITTAETQQTT from the coding sequence TTGCACCGCCGACGTCGTCGCACCGCGCTCTTGCTGTCCGCCGCGATCGTGGCGGCCCCTCTCCTCACCGCCTGCGGGAGCGACGCGCATCCCGGCGCGGCTGCCGTCGTCGGCGGCCAGCGGATCACCGTCGCCCAGCTGGAGAGCCGGGTGAAGGAGGTACGCGCGGCCCAGCGCGCGGCGGTCGCCGACGACGCGCAGTACGCGCAGGCCATCGCCCAGACCGGCACCCTCGCCCGCGACACCCTGCACGGCATGGTCCTCGACCGGGTGCTGCACCGCGCCGCCCAGGACGCGGACATCACCGTCAGCCGCCGGGAGGTCCAGGAGATGCGGACCGGCCTGGAGCAGCAGGCGGGCGGCGCGAAGGGCCTGGAGACGGCGTGGCTCCAGCAGTACGGCATCCCGCCGGAGCGCCTCGACGAGAACCTCCACCTCCAGCTGGAGGCCCAGAAACTCGCCTCCCAGCTCGGCACCGACACCAGCCAGCCCGCCTTCTGGAACGCCCTGTCCAAGGCGTCCAAGGAACTCGACGTCGACCTCAACCCCCGCTACGGCAGCTGGGACGCGCAGAAGGTCAGCCGCGTCGACGCGAAGACGCCGTGGGTACGGGAGATCACCACGGCGGAGACCCAGCAGACGACGTGA
- a CDS encoding TetR/AcrR family transcriptional regulator yields MNHRPYHHGDLRRAILGAALDVIAAEGPSGLSLRDLARRAGVSHAAPAHHFRDRTGLLTAIAAEGFGLLAAATKEAADLKDAGVRYVRFAREHPAHFQVMFAPELLRADDLELTTARALATDALRTAVSAASAVSAVSPVRPDNDNGDADARLAGVAAWSLAHGFATLLLSHNLDGAVGDRDPEEVFRTLAGMLFRSS; encoded by the coding sequence ATGAACCACCGCCCCTACCACCACGGCGACCTGCGCCGCGCCATCCTCGGCGCCGCCCTCGACGTCATCGCCGCCGAGGGCCCCTCCGGGCTGAGCCTGCGCGACCTCGCCCGCCGCGCCGGCGTCTCGCACGCGGCCCCGGCCCACCACTTCCGCGACCGCACGGGCCTGCTGACGGCGATCGCGGCGGAGGGGTTCGGCCTGCTCGCGGCCGCGACCAAGGAGGCCGCCGACCTGAAGGACGCGGGCGTGCGCTACGTACGCTTCGCCCGCGAGCATCCCGCCCACTTCCAGGTGATGTTCGCGCCGGAGCTCCTGCGCGCCGACGACCTCGAACTCACCACGGCCCGCGCCCTGGCCACCGACGCCCTGCGCACAGCCGTCTCCGCCGCCTCAGCGGTCTCAGCCGTCTCCCCTGTCCGCCCCGACAACGACAACGGCGACGCCGACGCCCGCCTCGCCGGTGTCGCCGCCTGGTCCCTGGCCCACGGGTTCGCCACCCTGCTCCTCAGCCACAACCTCGACGGCGCGGTGGGCGACCGCGACCCCGAGGAGGTGTTCCGGACCCTGGCGGGCATGCTGTTCCGGTCCTCATGA
- a CDS encoding nucleoside triphosphate pyrophosphohydrolase, whose protein sequence is MNASSSAAAAPDSAPEDAAPGRVVLLTTSHRVAPGLLSWPAWQALRTADRVLCADGTHPQLPYLREAGITVDESSPTAEDLLTACAGGRTVVVVATGEGEPALTDGLSRLAGSGRVAMPELELLPASYDLPGARLLDLVQVMDRIRLECPWSSQQTHKGLAKYGIEEAYELVEAIEDGDRDELREELGDVLLQVVFHARIAEEGRPEDGAEPFSIDDVAGGIVTKLIHRHPHVFGDETATTPEEVKAHWLRTKAVEKRRESVTDGVPLGQPGLALATKLASRVRTAGLEVPLPAAEGIGYELLAMAARAEAEGVDPEAALRAAARAYRDAIRGVEGVGD, encoded by the coding sequence GTGAACGCATCCAGCTCCGCCGCGGCGGCCCCCGACAGCGCGCCCGAAGACGCTGCCCCCGGCCGCGTCGTCCTGCTCACCACCAGCCACCGCGTCGCCCCCGGCCTGCTGTCCTGGCCCGCCTGGCAGGCGCTGCGCACGGCCGACCGCGTGCTGTGCGCCGACGGCACGCACCCGCAGCTGCCCTATCTGCGGGAGGCGGGCATAACCGTCGACGAGTCCTCCCCGACCGCCGAGGACCTGCTCACCGCCTGCGCCGGCGGCCGCACGGTGGTGGTCGTGGCGACCGGCGAGGGCGAACCGGCCCTCACCGACGGCCTCTCCCGCCTCGCCGGCTCCGGCCGCGTCGCCATGCCGGAGCTGGAGCTCCTCCCCGCCTCCTACGACCTCCCCGGAGCCCGCCTCCTCGACCTCGTCCAGGTCATGGACCGCATCCGGCTCGAGTGTCCGTGGTCGTCCCAGCAGACCCACAAGGGCCTGGCCAAGTACGGCATCGAGGAGGCGTACGAGCTCGTCGAGGCGATCGAGGACGGCGACCGCGACGAGCTCCGCGAGGAACTGGGCGACGTCCTGCTCCAGGTCGTCTTCCACGCCCGTATCGCGGAGGAAGGCCGTCCTGAGGACGGAGCTGAGCCGTTCTCCATCGACGACGTCGCCGGCGGCATCGTCACCAAGCTCATCCACCGCCACCCGCACGTCTTCGGCGACGAGACGGCCACCACCCCGGAGGAGGTCAAGGCGCACTGGCTGCGCACCAAGGCCGTGGAGAAGCGCCGGGAGTCGGTCACGGACGGCGTCCCCCTCGGCCAGCCCGGCCTCGCCCTGGCGACGAAGCTGGCCTCCCGGGTGCGCACGGCCGGCCTGGAGGTGCCGCTCCCGGCCGCCGAGGGCATCGGCTACGAGCTGCTGGCGATGGCGGCGCGGGCGGAGGCGGAGGGCGTGGATCCGGAGGCCGCGCTGCGGGCGGCGGCCCGGGCCTATCGGGACGCGATTAGGGGTGTCGAGGGGGTGGGGGATTAG
- a CDS encoding HNH endonuclease family protein, with protein sequence MTRLRGGAATAVVLICTAAVAGCDPTTESGSAGPERTASAGAGGGGAALKAAESLTVKGRAPKTGYERGKFGTAWADTDSNGCDTRDDILKRDLEEVKFTGGTCKVSYGVLESDPYSGKDVTYRRGRSLVDIDHVVALSDAWQKGAKYWDASKRIALANDPLNLLAVDASTNRSKGDGDTATWVPPNKAYRCTYVAAQVAVKKKYGLWVTAAEKSAMEKVLSTCPAQKLPTGGNPTKAPERFHAAA encoded by the coding sequence GTGACGCGTCTGAGGGGTGGGGCGGCGACCGCCGTCGTACTGATATGCACCGCGGCCGTGGCGGGCTGCGACCCGACCACGGAATCGGGGTCCGCGGGACCGGAGCGGACGGCGAGCGCGGGAGCGGGCGGCGGCGGAGCCGCCCTCAAGGCGGCCGAGTCGCTGACGGTGAAGGGGCGCGCGCCCAAGACCGGGTACGAGCGAGGCAAGTTCGGCACGGCCTGGGCGGACACGGACTCCAACGGCTGCGACACCCGGGACGACATACTCAAACGCGACCTGGAGGAGGTGAAGTTCACCGGCGGGACCTGCAAGGTGTCCTACGGCGTGCTGGAGTCGGATCCGTACTCCGGCAAGGACGTGACCTACCGGCGCGGCCGCAGCCTGGTGGACATCGACCATGTCGTCGCCCTCTCGGACGCCTGGCAGAAGGGCGCCAAGTACTGGGACGCGAGCAAGCGGATAGCCCTCGCCAACGACCCCCTCAACCTCCTGGCCGTCGACGCGAGCACCAACCGTTCCAAGGGGGACGGCGACACGGCGACCTGGGTGCCGCCCAACAAGGCCTACCGGTGCACGTACGTGGCGGCGCAGGTGGCCGTGAAGAAGAAGTACGGGCTGTGGGTCACCGCGGCGGAGAAGTCCGCGATGGAGAAGGTCCTCTCGACCTGCCCCGCCCAGAAACTCCCCACGGGCGGCAACCCGACGAAGGCCCCGGAACGCTTCCACGCGGCGGCCTGA
- a CDS encoding tetratricopeptide repeat protein — protein MERRELEELAAWSEEVFRVGLRSQKRDEIHEAFSGWFERHVNSRPGEPIVEFREVGSSFPASYFVAVLEISNRTAVEEFRQLIALFSSYVLPAPAPGPTPGDHVDFRHGVYNGPVVGHQTNNTYASLPAGVLLTDPDRWPTVGEADLVNLGVRPTRRRSTDLGLPPYVPRDVDESLRGWVGRDGLRVITGGPFTGKSRTAWAAVLRDVDPQARVYAPTPGADLRGLPALLRDRDEAYVLWLDDLEDHLGEHGLTRGLLAELTGLGVPVVGTMSDKAYDAHRFGGGPASRLLTLARSERVSSRWSEQELGRLADLHDPLLDEAREWCGDTGVTQYLGIGAELWERWFRAGLSNSRHPHGHLVVRAATDLARCGVTGDVPRQLLEEVCRCYESPGPARQPERESFQEALDWAAERRHGVTGMLVPGAVRRVGESEETWRPYGSLVVDAGRERPKAVPFSVWRCALEGTRYDTGVRLNVRATAHTVFSARAEDGDAEAMHMLSLLSENEGTALDWLRKAVDAGKAELAEQVGEQLLGRGAAEEALPYLRAAAARRPDGPATRLVGEAHQALAEQWLRWAASGGDPAAAHQLGDLLLGRGDLSEASRYYMGAEMQGHAPIARSAAVYFLLRNEEEIAEVLLIRAAAAGDKRAARLLADSRAPRQTLDDAADYYQSDDGPLDATHLAVVLEKTGLLEEARKEYEKGHAQGDSYAPYRLALLLDKQNNPAEAALWYRKAADMGHPAAKKALAEKGLGENPATVDE, from the coding sequence ATGGAGCGGCGGGAGCTGGAGGAGCTGGCGGCCTGGAGCGAGGAGGTGTTTCGGGTCGGGCTGCGGTCGCAGAAGCGGGATGAGATCCACGAGGCGTTCAGCGGGTGGTTCGAACGGCACGTGAACAGTCGGCCGGGTGAACCGATCGTCGAGTTCCGCGAGGTCGGAAGCAGCTTCCCGGCCAGCTACTTCGTGGCCGTGTTGGAGATCTCGAATCGCACGGCGGTCGAGGAGTTCCGGCAGCTGATCGCCCTCTTCTCGTCGTACGTGCTTCCCGCCCCGGCCCCTGGTCCCACTCCGGGCGACCACGTCGACTTCCGTCACGGTGTCTACAACGGACCCGTCGTGGGCCACCAGACCAACAACACCTACGCTTCCCTCCCCGCCGGCGTCCTCCTGACCGACCCCGACCGTTGGCCCACGGTCGGGGAGGCCGACCTCGTCAACCTCGGCGTCCGGCCCACTCGGCGACGTTCCACCGACCTCGGGCTGCCGCCGTACGTCCCGCGTGACGTCGACGAGAGTCTGCGGGGCTGGGTCGGGCGGGACGGGCTGCGGGTGATCACCGGTGGACCGTTCACCGGAAAGTCGAGGACGGCCTGGGCCGCCGTGCTCCGGGACGTCGACCCCCAGGCCCGCGTGTACGCGCCGACCCCCGGCGCGGACCTCCGCGGACTTCCGGCGCTGCTGCGCGACCGGGACGAGGCGTATGTGCTGTGGCTGGACGACTTGGAGGACCACCTCGGTGAGCACGGGCTGACCCGGGGCCTGCTGGCCGAGCTGACCGGGCTGGGCGTCCCGGTGGTGGGCACGATGAGCGACAAGGCGTACGACGCGCACCGCTTCGGGGGCGGGCCCGCGTCCCGTCTGCTGACCCTGGCACGGTCGGAGCGGGTGAGTTCCCGGTGGAGCGAGCAGGAGCTGGGCAGGCTGGCCGACCTGCACGATCCCCTGCTCGACGAGGCGCGGGAGTGGTGCGGCGACACCGGCGTCACGCAGTACCTGGGTATCGGCGCGGAGCTCTGGGAGCGGTGGTTCCGCGCCGGTCTCTCCAACAGCCGTCACCCGCACGGACATCTGGTGGTCCGGGCCGCGACGGACCTCGCTCGCTGTGGGGTCACCGGGGACGTCCCCCGGCAGCTGCTGGAGGAGGTGTGCCGGTGTTACGAGTCTCCGGGGCCGGCGCGGCAGCCGGAGCGGGAGTCGTTCCAGGAGGCGCTCGACTGGGCCGCCGAACGGCGGCACGGGGTGACCGGGATGCTGGTGCCCGGGGCGGTGCGTCGGGTGGGGGAGAGCGAGGAGACCTGGCGGCCGTACGGCTCGCTGGTCGTCGACGCGGGGCGGGAGCGTCCGAAGGCGGTCCCGTTCTCCGTCTGGCGCTGTGCGTTGGAGGGGACGCGGTACGACACCGGGGTCCGCCTCAATGTCCGGGCGACCGCCCACACCGTCTTCTCGGCCAGGGCGGAGGACGGCGACGCCGAGGCGATGCACATGCTGAGCCTGCTCTCCGAGAACGAGGGCACGGCGCTGGACTGGCTGCGCAAGGCCGTCGACGCCGGGAAGGCGGAGCTGGCCGAACAGGTGGGCGAGCAGCTCCTGGGGCGGGGCGCGGCGGAGGAGGCGCTGCCGTATCTGCGGGCGGCGGCGGCGCGGAGACCGGACGGTCCCGCGACGAGGCTGGTCGGCGAGGCGCATCAGGCGCTGGCCGAGCAGTGGCTGCGCTGGGCCGCGAGCGGCGGTGACCCGGCGGCGGCACACCAGCTGGGCGACCTGCTGCTCGGGCGGGGCGATCTGAGCGAGGCGTCGCGTTATTACATGGGCGCGGAGATGCAGGGGCACGCCCCGATCGCCCGGAGTGCCGCCGTGTACTTCCTGCTGCGCAACGAGGAGGAGATCGCCGAGGTCCTGCTGATCCGGGCCGCCGCCGCGGGCGACAAGCGGGCCGCTCGCCTGCTGGCCGACAGCCGGGCGCCGCGTCAGACCCTGGACGACGCGGCCGACTACTACCAGAGCGACGACGGCCCGCTGGACGCCACGCACCTCGCCGTCGTATTGGAGAAGACGGGGCTCCTGGAGGAGGCCCGCAAGGAGTATGAGAAGGGCCACGCCCAAGGAGACTCCTACGCCCCCTACCGCCTTGCCCTCCTCCTCGACAAGCAGAACAACCCCGCCGAAGCCGCCCTCTGGTATCGCAAAGCCGCCGACATGGGGCACCCCGCCGCCAAGAAGGCCCTGGCCGAGAAGGGCCTCGGGGAGAACCCGGCTACCGTCGACGAGTGA
- a CDS encoding glycoside hydrolase domain-containing protein — translation MAEHKQSRKRRYITWGVAGAAVVAGAGIAAQTSMAATTWPAQKTYTGRAFDACTAPSLAAMKAWKADAFYGGAAVYVGGKNRGCAQPNLTASWVKSVNSIGWKLIPLYVGAQPSCQTGSSPEKLTAATAASLGTTDGADAVAKAAALGMKAGSPIYLDMEPYDITNKACNDAVLTYVRSFTKALRAKTYRAGYYGFSSSSAKAIATATDKTDLPGNLWYALWDKKNTTTTDWPWGATQYTDHSRGHQYMVNSKETRGGYTITVDRDAWDAPVALVG, via the coding sequence ATGGCCGAGCACAAGCAGTCCAGGAAGCGCAGATACATCACGTGGGGCGTGGCCGGCGCAGCCGTCGTCGCGGGCGCCGGGATCGCCGCGCAGACCTCGATGGCGGCCACCACCTGGCCCGCGCAGAAGACCTACACCGGCCGTGCCTTCGACGCCTGCACCGCGCCCTCCCTGGCCGCGATGAAGGCCTGGAAGGCCGACGCCTTCTACGGCGGCGCCGCCGTCTACGTGGGCGGCAAGAACCGCGGCTGCGCCCAGCCCAACCTCACCGCGTCCTGGGTGAAGTCGGTCAACTCGATCGGCTGGAAGCTCATACCGCTCTACGTCGGCGCGCAGCCGTCCTGCCAGACCGGCTCCAGCCCCGAGAAGCTCACCGCCGCCACGGCCGCCTCCCTCGGCACGACCGACGGCGCGGACGCCGTCGCCAAGGCCGCCGCGCTCGGCATGAAGGCCGGCAGCCCGATCTACCTCGACATGGAGCCGTACGACATCACGAACAAGGCGTGCAACGACGCCGTGCTGACGTATGTGCGCTCCTTCACCAAGGCGCTGCGCGCCAAGACGTACCGGGCCGGCTACTACGGCTTCAGCAGCTCCAGCGCCAAGGCCATCGCCACCGCGACGGACAAGACCGACCTGCCGGGCAACCTCTGGTACGCGCTGTGGGACAAGAAGAACACCACCACCACGGACTGGCCGTGGGGCGCCACGCAGTACACCGACCACAGCCGCGGCCACCAGTACATGGTCAACAGCAAGGAGACCCGCGGCGGATACACGATCACCGTGGACCGCGACGCGTGGGACGCCCCGGTCGCCCTCGTCGGCTGA
- a CDS encoding SDR family NAD(P)-dependent oxidoreductase, giving the protein MSRLTEDTSETTSPRTVVVTGAGTGIGRATAHAFAAQGARVIAVGRRSAPLAETAAYDQDRIVPLAVDITGEDGPATVVRTALKRCGGRIDVLVNNAAVVNTESLRTYTRASVQPQLATNLLAPVLLTQAALPALEESRGVVVNVTTSVGQRAWPGNSLYAAGKAALEVLTRGWAVELAPFGIRVVAVAPGAIETPIADHSGYTPEQRAAIRAWQLAHTPLDRLGRPEEVAWAIVQLASPQASFVTGVILPVDGGAVVA; this is encoded by the coding sequence ATGAGCCGCCTCACCGAAGACACCAGCGAAACGACCAGCCCCCGCACCGTCGTCGTCACCGGCGCAGGTACGGGCATCGGCCGGGCCACGGCCCATGCCTTCGCCGCGCAGGGAGCGCGCGTGATAGCCGTGGGCCGGCGCTCGGCGCCCCTCGCCGAGACCGCCGCGTACGACCAGGACCGCATCGTCCCGCTCGCCGTGGACATCACGGGCGAGGACGGCCCCGCCACCGTCGTCCGTACGGCGCTGAAGCGGTGCGGCGGGCGGATCGACGTGCTGGTCAACAACGCGGCGGTCGTCAACACCGAGTCCCTGCGCACCTACACGCGCGCGTCCGTGCAGCCCCAGCTCGCGACGAACCTCCTCGCGCCGGTCCTGCTGACCCAGGCCGCGCTGCCGGCGCTGGAGGAGAGCCGGGGCGTCGTCGTGAACGTGACGACGTCCGTCGGACAGCGCGCCTGGCCCGGCAACTCCCTGTACGCGGCCGGGAAGGCGGCCCTGGAAGTGCTCACGCGCGGCTGGGCCGTCGAGCTGGCGCCGTTCGGGATCCGGGTCGTCGCGGTGGCGCCCGGCGCGATCGAGACGCCGATCGCCGACCACTCCGGCTACACCCCCGAGCAGCGCGCCGCGATCCGTGCGTGGCAGCTGGCCCACACCCCGCTCGACCGGCTGGGCCGCCCGGAGGAAGTCGCCTGGGCGATCGTCCAACTCGCTTCGCCCCAGGCCTCGTTCGTCACCGGCGTGATCCTCCCGGTGGACGGTGGAGCGGTCGTCGCATGA
- a CDS encoding antitoxin translates to MGIFDRFKSQARHKARDTSDVAEKKANEKTGNKYESQVDTAQQQMNERLGINEDRREQP, encoded by the coding sequence ATGGGCATCTTCGACAGGTTCAAGAGCCAGGCGCGACACAAGGCCAGGGACACGTCCGACGTCGCGGAGAAGAAAGCCAACGAGAAGACGGGCAACAAGTACGAGTCCCAGGTCGACACCGCGCAACAGCAGATGAACGAGCGGCTCGGCATCAACGAGGACCGGCGCGAACAGCCGTAG
- a CDS encoding MerR family transcriptional regulator, translating into MRIGELAAATGASPRALRHYEQAGLIGSERAANGYRLYDPGVVVRVDNIRRLVAAGLTLDDVHVFLPCLDRDVTAGPPTGRTLEVALRRLTVMDERIAAQVAVRDRLAAALDAATGGRIRPVA; encoded by the coding sequence CTGCGCATCGGCGAGCTCGCCGCGGCCACCGGCGCCTCCCCACGCGCCCTGCGCCACTACGAGCAGGCGGGCCTGATCGGCTCCGAGCGCGCCGCCAACGGCTACCGGCTCTACGACCCCGGCGTCGTCGTCCGGGTCGACAACATCCGCCGGCTCGTGGCCGCGGGGCTCACCCTGGACGACGTACACGTCTTCCTGCCGTGTCTGGACCGGGACGTGACCGCGGGGCCGCCGACCGGGCGGACGCTGGAGGTGGCGCTGCGGCGGCTGACGGTCATGGACGAGCGGATCGCGGCCCAGGTCGCGGTCCGCGACCGGCTCGCGGCGGCGCTGGACGCGGCCACCGGCGGACGGATCCGACCGGTGGCCTGA